Genomic DNA from Bacillota bacterium:
GTGGGGATGGTGACCGCGTAGACGATGGGCTTGCCGGTCAGGAGCCCGCTCTTGGTCTGTACCCGGGCCGCGGCGTACGCGCGGGCGAAGCGCGCGTCGCTCAGGTTGATCTGGGGCGGGAGCGGGACGTACTTCAGCCCGTGCTGCCTGGCGTCCGACTCGTAGATGGCCAAGTAGTCGATCTGCCCGGCCTCCAGGGCGCTCAGGAGCTCGGTCTCGGTATCGCGGACGTTGGTCATGGGCGCGTTGGCCAGCACCTTCCGCTCCAGGTCGGGTTGCCCGTAGTACTTGGAGGCCAGCTGCAGCATCTCGAGCGTCTGGTAGCCGGAGGGGTCGGTGTCCGGGTTGGAGCGGCCGATCTGCACCCCCGGCTCGGCCAGCACCTCGTACCAGTTGGAGGCGTTGATGCGCTCCGCCCCGCGGCTCCTGGCCGTGTAGACGAAGGTGATGGCGTTGGTGGCGAAGCCCACGTACCAGTCGGCAAAGACCTTGCCGCCCCCCTGGCCGAACATGAGGCGGGGGATGACGCTGTAGTCGGCCACCGCCACCACGTCGGCCGGCTGGCCCAGCTCGGTCACCTGCTTGACCTCCTTGACGCTGCCGCCGAACTGCGCCTGGACGTGGACGCCGGGATGGGCCGCCTCGAAGGCGCGGTCGATCTCCTGGAAGGGGCGCACCAGGGTGCCGGCCGCGTAGATGGTCAGCGTCACCCCGCCGGCTCCGCCCGACGCGCCCGTCGCGCCGCCTCCCGCGCCCGTCGCGCCCGCGCCGGTCGCGCGCGCCCCCGTCGACCCGCCGCCGCAGCCCGCGGACAGAAGCAGGGCCGCCAGCAGCGGAAGGACCGTCATCGCTCGCCTCGTCATGCCCCGGATCATCTCCCCTTTTGCCTGAAGACGCGCGACCCGGGGGCGCCTCTCCGCCCCCTCTAGCCGCCGGCGATGGGCGGGAAGAGGTGGAGCGTGTCGCCCTCCGCCAGCCGGGTCTCGAGCCCCTCTTGCCAGCGGATTTCGCGCCCGTTGCGGAAGATCTGGACGAAAGGCCGGACCTCGCCCAGCTCGTCCAACACCTCGCCGCGCAGCGCCGGCAGGGCGTCGAAGAGCCGTTCCAGAGCCTCGCGGACGGTGGCCGCGGGCGGGACCTCCAGGCTCTCCGCCGACGTGCCCGCCGTCATGCGCAGGTTGGCGTACAGCCGTACATCGATTCTCAGGCTCCTCACCCCCGCGGGGCGACAGCCCCCCGGAGGTTTCGCCCCGGCCCCGGGCGCGCCCTGCCCCTCCCCGGTCGCGGCGTCTCCGGTGCTACAGCATGGGGGATGCCCTAGGGTGTTGAGATCCCCTTATCGGGCGATAGCCGGATGACTCCGGGAAAGGTGAAGTTCATCGTAAGGCTTCCGGCCCGGCGGCCACTCCCCGGGTGCAGGCGTGACGGGGTGGCCGGCGGCGGCCGCCCCCGGGGTCACGGGGTCGACGGGCCGGACGAAGGGGAAGGGAGTGAGGAGCTTGCGCATCACCCGCAGGCGCTTCCTCGGCGGAGCCCTCGCCTCCGGCGCCGCCATCGCGGTGCTGGGACCGCTGGGCTTCGACCTCGAGCCGGCCAGGGCGGAGGCGCGGAGCCTTCACGTCCGCTGGCAGCAGGAGGTGACCAGCGTCTGCAACTTCTGCGCCGTGGGCTGCGGCCTGATCGTCCACTCGGCGCAGGGCGAAGTGGTGGACGTGGAGGGCAACCCCGACAGCCCGGTCAACGCCGGCGCCCTCTGCGCCAAGGGCTCGGCGACCCTGCAGGAGCACACCTCGCCCGAGCGGCTGACCAAGGTGCTCTACCGCGCGCCCTTCGACGACAAGTGGCAGGAGAAGGACTGGGAGTGGGCGCTGGACCGGATCGCCCGGCACATCAAGCAGGTGCGGGACGAGACCTGGGAGGCGACCAACGAGGCCGGCGTGCCGGTCAACCGGACACAGGCCATCGCGGCCTTCGGCAGTGCCGTCCTGAACAACGAGGAGTGCTACCTTCTGGCCAAATTCGACAGGGGGCTGGGCCTGGTCTACATGGATCACCAGGCCCGCATATGACACTCCTCCACGGTTGCCGGTCTTGGCAACACGTTTGGCCGGGGCGCGATGACCAATCATCCCCGGGACTTCGAGAACACCGACGTCGCCCTGATCATCGGCTCCAACCTGGCGGAGAACCACCCGCTGGCCTTCCGTTGGCTGGAGAAGGCGCGCGAGCAACGCGGCGCCAAGGTGATCGTGGTCGACCCGCGCTTCACGCGGACCGCGGCGCGAGCCGACCTCTACGCGCCCATCCGTCCGGGGACCGATATCGCCTTCATCGGCGGCCTGATCAACCTGGCGCTGAGCACGGGGCGATACCATGA
This window encodes:
- a CDS encoding extracellular solute-binding protein; its protein translation is MTVLPLLAALLLSAGCGGGSTGARATGAGATGAGGGATGASGGAGGVTLTIYAAGTLVRPFQEIDRAFEAAHPGVHVQAQFGGSVKEVKQVTELGQPADVVAVADYSVIPRLMFGQGGGKVFADWYVGFATNAITFVYTARSRGAERINASNWYEVLAEPGVQIGRSNPDTDPSGYQTLEMLQLASKYYGQPDLERKVLANAPMTNVRDTETELLSALEAGQIDYLAIYESDARQHGLKYVPLPPQINLSDARFARAYAAARVQTKSGLLTGKPIVYAVTIPTNAPHPELARQWVAFLLTEGRTVLARDGFGLPAKPMASDVGKVPEELRDDVEPWPAG
- a CDS encoding MoaD/ThiS family protein: MRSLRIDVRLYANLRMTAGTSAESLEVPPAATVREALERLFDALPALRGEVLDELGEVRPFVQIFRNGREIRWQEGLETRLAEGDTLHLFPPIAGG